One genomic region from Alteromonas pelagimontana encodes:
- a CDS encoding RidA family protein, giving the protein MSKSIIQTDKAPQAIGTYSQAVKSGTTVYLSGQIPLVTETMELVPGDFAAQAKQVFENVKAVCEAAGGTINDLAKVNIYLLDLSHFASVNEIMSQYFSKPYPARAAIGVKALPKGAQIEIDGVMELPE; this is encoded by the coding sequence ATGTCTAAATCTATTATTCAGACCGACAAAGCACCGCAAGCTATCGGCACCTACAGCCAGGCAGTTAAATCAGGCACCACCGTGTACCTTTCCGGTCAGATTCCTTTGGTGACGGAGACCATGGAGCTCGTTCCCGGTGACTTCGCGGCGCAGGCGAAACAGGTTTTTGAAAATGTTAAAGCAGTATGCGAAGCCGCTGGTGGTACCATTAATGATTTGGCGAAAGTAAATATTTACTTACTTGACCTATCCCATTTTGCTTCCGTTAATGAAATTATGAGCCAGTATTTCAGTAAGCCTTATCCAGCTCGCGCAGCCATAGGCGTAAAAGCGCTTCCCAAAGGCGCGCAAATAGAAATTGACGGCGTCATGGAGCTGCCGGAGTAA
- the trmH gene encoding tRNA (guanosine(18)-2'-O)-methyltransferase TrmH, translating to MSPERYQRISDMLAKRQTDLTVCIENVHKPHNVSAIVRTCDAVGIHRVHTVWEKKYKMRGATAMGSQHWVRATNHDSIGNAVCALKQQGMQILVTHLSDTAIDFREADYTRPTAVLFGQERYGVTDEAIAMADQDIVIPMMGMVQSLNVSVAAALVLYEAQRQRQIAGLYNTIHLPEAERQKFLFERGYPRLRALCMQKDLAYPHINHVGQIEANEGWWQQLQLSSEAVRALEVDEAAN from the coding sequence ATGTCGCCAGAGCGGTATCAGCGTATTTCCGATATGCTGGCAAAGCGACAAACGGATCTCACCGTTTGCATAGAAAACGTGCATAAACCGCATAATGTTTCTGCCATTGTGCGTACTTGTGACGCGGTGGGCATCCATCGTGTTCATACAGTATGGGAAAAGAAGTACAAAATGCGCGGCGCCACTGCTATGGGAAGCCAGCATTGGGTAAGAGCCACCAATCACGATTCCATTGGTAACGCAGTCTGCGCGCTTAAACAGCAGGGTATGCAGATTCTCGTCACCCATCTTTCTGATACCGCAATCGATTTTCGCGAAGCCGATTACACGCGACCTACCGCGGTCCTGTTTGGGCAAGAGCGTTATGGCGTGACCGATGAGGCCATTGCAATGGCCGATCAGGATATCGTTATTCCCATGATGGGAATGGTGCAGTCGCTGAATGTGTCGGTAGCAGCTGCTTTAGTGCTATATGAGGCACAGCGGCAACGCCAGATAGCCGGTCTTTATAACACCATTCATTTACCAGAAGCGGAGCGTCAAAAGTTTTTATTTGAGCGGGGCTATCCTCGACTACGCGCGCTATGTATGCAAAAAGATCTGGCTTATCCACATATTAATCATGTTGGTCAGATTGAAGCGAATGAAGGGTGGTGGCAACAGCTTCAGCTAAGTTCAGAAGCAGTGCGTGCGTTAGAAGTCGACGAAGCTGCGAATTAA